From a single Fusobacterium ulcerans ATCC 49185 genomic region:
- a CDS encoding amidohydrolase, with translation MKTIDLAKKNHDYVIQMRREFHMNPEVSMQEYNTCRRIKEELEKMGVEYKGIAGTGVIATIKGTKPGKTVALRGDIDALAVVEETTHDYVSKVHGMMHACGHDTHGAMLLGAVKVLNEMKDEIEGTVKFFFQPGEEVGKGAAAMVAEGALEGVDGVMGIHISSDMPVGTINADPGPRMASADSFKVTITGKGGHGARPEQCIDAVVVGAATVMNLQSIVSRELSPFDPVVVTTGSIKSGTRFNVIAPTAVLEGTVRYYKPEYKQVIADAIERIAKSTAEAYRATAEMEYSSLVKPTINDNACAELAQESAAKIVGKENVIHTPAGTGGEDFSEFSSIVPGVMTRLGAGNVEKGITYPHHHGKFDVDEDAFVYGVAFYAQYAIDYLKKNPKPL, from the coding sequence ATGAAAACTATAGATTTAGCTAAAAAGAACCACGATTATGTCATACAAATGAGAAGAGAATTCCACATGAATCCAGAAGTGAGCATGCAGGAATATAATACTTGCAGAAGAATAAAAGAGGAACTTGAAAAAATGGGTGTTGAATATAAAGGGATAGCTGGTACTGGAGTAATAGCTACTATCAAAGGAACTAAACCTGGAAAAACTGTAGCACTTAGAGGAGATATAGATGCTCTGGCTGTTGTAGAGGAAACTACTCATGACTATGTTTCTAAAGTTCATGGAATGATGCACGCATGTGGACATGACACTCATGGAGCTATGCTTCTTGGAGCTGTAAAAGTTTTAAATGAAATGAAAGATGAAATAGAAGGTACTGTTAAATTCTTCTTCCAGCCAGGAGAAGAGGTAGGAAAAGGAGCTGCTGCTATGGTAGCAGAGGGAGCTCTTGAAGGCGTAGATGGTGTTATGGGAATACACATATCTTCTGATATGCCTGTTGGAACTATAAATGCTGATCCAGGACCTAGAATGGCTTCTGCTGATTCTTTTAAAGTAACTATTACAGGAAAAGGAGGACATGGTGCAAGACCTGAACAATGTATAGATGCTGTTGTAGTAGGTGCTGCTACTGTTATGAATCTTCAATCAATAGTGAGCAGAGAGCTTTCTCCATTTGATCCTGTTGTTGTAACTACTGGATCAATAAAATCTGGAACTAGATTCAATGTAATAGCTCCTACTGCTGTATTGGAAGGAACTGTTAGATATTATAAACCTGAATACAAGCAAGTCATAGCTGATGCTATTGAGAGAATAGCTAAGTCTACAGCTGAAGCTTACAGAGCTACTGCTGAAATGGAATATTCTAGTCTTGTAAAACCTACTATAAATGATAATGCTTGTGCTGAACTTGCTCAGGAATCAGCTGCTAAAATAGTTGGAAAAGAAAATGTAATACATACTCCTGCTGGTACAGGTGGAGAAGATTTCTCTGAATTTTCTTCAATAGTTCCAGGAGTTATGACTAGACTTGGAGCTGGAAATGTGGAAAAAGGAATAACTTACCCTCATCATCATGGAAAATTTGATGTGGATGAAGATGCTTTTGTCTATGGAGTTGCATTTTATGCACAATATGCTATTGATTATTTAAAGAAAAATCCTAAGCCCCTCTAA
- a CDS encoding YhdT family protein, with protein MNVRKQINKEVVITIILYLIYFIWWYFWGYIDENIPPSEYKFILGLPRWFFYSCVVGLFLINILVFLAVKFFFKDIDLNQEEE; from the coding sequence ATGAATGTAAGAAAACAAATAAACAAAGAAGTCGTTATTACTATTATTCTTTATTTAATATATTTTATATGGTGGTATTTCTGGGGATATATTGATGAAAATATTCCCCCTTCAGAATATAAATTTATTTTAGGGTTGCCTAGATGGTTTTTTTATTCATGTGTTGTTGGACTGTTTCTCATTAACATACTTGTTTTTTTAGCAGTAAAATTTTTCTTTAAAGATATTGATTTAAATCAGGAGGAAGAATAA
- a CDS encoding ABC transporter substrate-binding protein has protein sequence MENKNKVIKRIGAAAVAAAVIFFTGMNVIATDKKTETKKTEAVKPYKENIVIASKADAKTLDPQRTIDTTSNKTIRLIFNGLLSLDKDLNVQPCLAESWEAVDDTNTVFHLKKGVKFHNGDTMTAEDVKFSIDRARVSNQTAYLYKPITEVTVIDENTVKITTEKPFGPLLTNLAQTQGCIVSKRAVQEVGEENFFQHPVGTGQYKFKEWIPGDRIIVEAFDEAFQGAPKVRQITMRTITEVSNRMIALETGEADIAFDIGIMDKEAVKNNKNMEFLEVASPSSLYLGFDQTTPEYQNKKLRQAIAYAVDTKVLADAVFRGSAIAADSALPKACPAHITPAKQYDQNIEKAKQLMAEAGYKDGLNIELWVNDDGPRTDMCVIMQEQLKAIGINAEIKIFEWGAYVSRTAQPNKQLYLLSWNSTSDGDAALYALFHSTQQGLSGNRSYYKNEKLDEVLDKARYSVNQEERTKMYQEAQEILQEDIPHYTLVYPMLNVAIRKNVKDMVFRNDGYISVENMYVTNEK, from the coding sequence ATGGAAAATAAAAATAAAGTAATAAAAAGAATCGGAGCAGCAGCTGTTGCAGCAGCAGTTATATTTTTTACTGGAATGAACGTCATTGCTACTGATAAAAAAACTGAAACTAAGAAAACTGAAGCAGTTAAACCATATAAAGAAAACATCGTAATAGCTTCAAAAGCTGATGCTAAAACACTTGATCCTCAAAGAACTATTGATACAACATCTAACAAAACTATTCGTTTAATATTTAATGGATTGTTGTCACTAGATAAAGATTTGAATGTTCAGCCTTGTTTAGCTGAAAGCTGGGAAGCAGTAGATGATACAAACACTGTATTCCATTTGAAAAAAGGGGTAAAATTTCACAATGGAGATACAATGACTGCTGAAGATGTAAAATTTTCTATAGACAGAGCAAGAGTTTCTAATCAAACTGCTTATTTATATAAACCAATAACTGAAGTTACTGTTATTGATGAAAATACTGTAAAAATAACTACTGAAAAACCTTTTGGTCCTTTATTGACAAACTTGGCTCAAACACAAGGTTGTATAGTGAGCAAAAGAGCTGTGCAGGAAGTTGGAGAGGAAAATTTCTTCCAGCACCCAGTAGGAACAGGACAATATAAATTTAAAGAATGGATACCTGGAGACAGAATAATCGTTGAAGCTTTTGATGAAGCTTTCCAAGGTGCTCCAAAGGTTAGACAGATTACTATGAGAACTATAACTGAAGTAAGCAACAGAATGATAGCTTTGGAAACTGGTGAAGCTGATATCGCTTTCGATATTGGAATAATGGATAAGGAAGCTGTTAAAAATAATAAAAATATGGAATTTTTAGAAGTTGCTTCTCCATCTTCATTGTACTTAGGATTTGACCAGACAACTCCTGAATATCAAAATAAAAAATTAAGACAGGCAATAGCTTATGCTGTAGACACTAAAGTCTTGGCTGACGCTGTATTCAGAGGTTCTGCAATAGCTGCTGACTCTGCTTTGCCAAAAGCTTGTCCTGCTCATATCACTCCAGCTAAACAATATGATCAAAATATTGAAAAAGCGAAACAATTAATGGCTGAAGCTGGATACAAAGATGGATTGAATATAGAGTTGTGGGTAAATGACGATGGTCCTAGAACTGATATGTGTGTAATTATGCAGGAACAGTTAAAAGCCATTGGAATCAATGCTGAAATTAAAATATTTGAATGGGGAGCATATGTATCAAGAACTGCTCAGCCTAACAAGCAATTATACTTGCTTTCTTGGAATTCTACTAGTGATGGAGATGCTGCTTTATATGCTTTATTCCACTCTACTCAACAAGGATTATCAGGAAACAGAAGTTACTATAAAAATGAAAAATTAGATGAAGTTTTAGATAAAGCAAGATACTCAGTTAATCAGGAAGAAAGAACAAAAATGTATCAGGAAGCTCAGGAAATATTACAGGAAGATATTCCTCATTACACTTTAGTATATCCAATGTTGAATGTAGCTATAAGAAAAAATGTAAAAGATATGGTATTCAGAAACGATGGATATATCAGTGTTGAAAATATGTATGTTACAAATGAAAAATAA
- the panF gene encoding sodium/pantothenate symporter yields the protein MIIIPIIIYILVILLIAWKMGKYKNESGKFIEEYFIGSRSMGGLVLAMTLISSYVGASSFIGGPGIAYKLGLSWVFLACIQVPTAFLTLGVLGKKLAIISRKINGVTITDFLRARYESNLVIILSSLMMLIFFIGTIVAQFVGGARLFESVTGYSYTLGLIIFSAVVIIYTTFGGFRAVTITDAIQGIVMLLATGLLFVIILNKGGGMENIMKKVLETNCSLLTPDGGGAVSKPFILSFWMLVGIGVLGLPVTEVRCMGFKDSKAMHRAMIIGTSFVGLLMLGMHLVGVMGIAVEPGIEVGDKIIPILAIKNMYPILAGIFIAGPLAAIMSSVDSLLIMSSAAIVKDLYINYIEKNPSEARIKKLSLVTSLTLGIIVFVLALNPPQLLVWINLFALAGQEAAFFCPILFGLYWKKANATGAAVSMVFSVISYLYMVIMDVKFIGMHQIVPVIIFSVILFIGGSLLGKPNSQKIDNLFFGN from the coding sequence ATGATAATAATTCCAATAATAATCTATATTTTAGTTATTCTTCTTATAGCATGGAAAATGGGAAAATACAAAAATGAAAGTGGAAAGTTTATAGAGGAATACTTTATTGGAAGCAGGAGCATGGGAGGTCTTGTTCTTGCTATGACTCTTATCAGTTCCTATGTAGGAGCCAGCTCTTTTATAGGCGGTCCCGGAATAGCATATAAATTAGGGCTCAGCTGGGTATTTCTTGCTTGTATTCAAGTTCCTACCGCTTTTCTCACTCTTGGAGTATTGGGAAAAAAGCTTGCCATTATATCAAGAAAAATAAATGGTGTCACTATAACAGATTTTTTAAGAGCAAGATATGAGAGTAACCTTGTTATTATTCTTTCATCTCTTATGATGCTCATATTTTTCATCGGAACTATTGTAGCTCAATTTGTAGGAGGAGCCAGATTATTTGAAAGTGTAACAGGATATTCCTATACTCTTGGACTTATAATATTTTCTGCTGTAGTAATTATCTATACAACTTTTGGAGGATTTCGTGCTGTAACTATAACAGATGCCATACAGGGAATAGTCATGCTTCTTGCCACTGGGCTTTTATTTGTGATAATCCTGAATAAAGGCGGTGGCATGGAAAACATCATGAAGAAAGTTCTTGAAACTAATTGTTCTCTCCTGACTCCTGATGGCGGAGGTGCTGTATCAAAACCTTTTATATTATCTTTCTGGATGCTGGTAGGAATAGGAGTATTAGGACTTCCTGTCACTGAAGTTCGATGTATGGGATTTAAAGACAGCAAAGCTATGCATAGAGCTATGATAATCGGAACTTCATTTGTAGGTCTGCTTATGCTTGGAATGCATTTAGTAGGAGTAATGGGAATAGCAGTAGAACCTGGAATTGAAGTAGGAGATAAAATAATTCCTATACTTGCAATAAAAAATATGTATCCTATACTTGCTGGTATTTTTATTGCTGGTCCTCTTGCTGCTATTATGTCATCAGTAGATTCTCTGCTCATAATGTCATCTGCTGCTATTGTCAAAGATTTATATATAAACTATATAGAAAAAAATCCCAGCGAAGCAAGAATTAAAAAGCTTTCTCTTGTAACTTCCCTCACACTGGGAATAATTGTTTTTGTTTTAGCTTTAAATCCTCCACAGCTTCTGGTATGGATAAATCTTTTTGCACTAGCTGGTCAGGAAGCAGCTTTTTTCTGTCCTATACTTTTTGGTCTATACTGGAAAAAAGCTAATGCCACTGGAGCAGCTGTTTCAATGGTATTCAGTGTTATATCTTATTTATATATGGTAATTATGGACGTAAAATTTATTGGAATGCATCAAATTGTTCCTGTGATAATTTTTTCTGTAATACTTTTCATTGGAGGTTCTCTTCTTGGAAAGCCTAATTCACAAAAGATAGACAACTTATTTTTTGGTAATTAA